Proteins encoded together in one Impatiens glandulifera chromosome 1, dImpGla2.1, whole genome shotgun sequence window:
- the LOC124921047 gene encoding zinc finger protein GIS, with translation MEKSNSDHHHQSTNITHDFMRVESFSQLPFIRPPPPPTPLFKEKPLRLFGIEFNGTISTTTTDSTGDQILNELENTDKEQDQDGSNPNDVATAAAGEIMTIANGNNNGNRKFECHYCCRNFPTSQALGGHQNAHKRERQHAKRVHLQSAAVLHGALGGWPSPIPPSSIAYHSRLYENHHGSYYTHPPPINGSPLGLWRIPTVQTSSSFHRDRHSMPMFTDLNESFRQPSSAPPPPSLMIGGPVAGPSLRHFYKHKPAAVQDHHVSLDLHL, from the exons aTGGAGAAGAGCAATagtgatcatcatcatcagtcGACTAATATCACCCATGACTTTATGAGAGTAGAATCCTTTTCTCAGTTACCCTTCATCCGACCACCCCCTCCTCCTACTCcccttttcaaagaaaaaccCCTACGCCTCTTCGGCATAGAATTCAACGGTACTATTTCTACTACTACCACCGATTCTACCGGTGACCAAATCCTTAACGAATTAGAAAATACCGACAAAGAACAAGACCAAGACGGTTCAAACCCTAACGATGTCGCCACCGCTGCAGCAGGAGAGATAATGACCATCGCCAATGGTAACAATAATGGCAATAGGAAGTTCGAGTGTCATTATTGTTGTAGAAACTTCCCCACTTCACAAGCTTTGGGCGGCCATCAAAACGCTCATAAAAGAGAACGCCAGCACGCTAAACGCGTCCATCTCCAATCCGCCGCCGTTCTTCACGGTGCTTTAGGTGGCTGGCCATCGCCAATTCCTCCCTCCTCCATCGCTTATCACTCAAG GTTGTACGAAAATCATCATGGATCTTACTACACTCATCCGCCGCCAATAAACGGGAGTCCATTGGGTCTGTGGCGAATCCCAACCGTCCAAACTTCTTCATCTTTTCATCGTGACCGTCATTCCATGCCCATGTTCACGGATCTCAACGAATCATTCAGGCAGCCGTCGTCGGCGCCGCCACCACCGTCTTTGATGATCGGAGGACCTGTAGCCGGTCCTTCGCTACGACACTTTTACAAACACAAACCGGCCGCAGTTCAAGATCACCACGTCAGCTTGGATCTTCACCTATAG